The following are encoded in a window of Gossypium raimondii isolate GPD5lz chromosome 13, ASM2569854v1, whole genome shotgun sequence genomic DNA:
- the LOC105783942 gene encoding 60S ribosomal protein L31, with protein MVEKARGRKEEVVSREYTINLHKRLHGCTFKKKAPKAIKEIRRFAEKAMGTKDVRVDVKLNKHIWSRGIRSVPRRIRVRIARKRNDDEDAKEELYSLVTVAEIPAEGLKGLGTKVIDDDDE; from the exons ATGGTTGAGAAAGCAAGGGGAAGAAAGGAAGAGGTTGTTTCCAGAGAATACACCATCAACCTTCACAAGCGTCTCCATGGCtg CACATTCAAGAAGAAAGCTCCCAAGGCAATAAAAGAGATCAGGAGATTTGCAGAAAAAGCCATGGGAACCAAGGATGTGAGAGTTGATGTTAAACTGAACAAGCATATATGGAGCCGAGGGATTCGAAGTGTCCCCAGACGGATAAGGGTTCGCATTGCTCGGAAGAgaaatgatgatgaagatgCAAAGGAGGAGCTTTACTCTCTGGTAACGGTTGCCGAAATTCCAGCCGAAGGACTCAAAGGTTTGGGCACTAAGGTCATCGATGACGATGATGAGTAA
- the LOC105782234 gene encoding pentatricopeptide repeat-containing protein At2g15690, mitochondrial, giving the protein MASLVSLQNSGNSISFSSHLKSSITTNHSFPLNNNKLKLSFSQDPNKLSSLCTYAASDNTKTNNSTRVYRRHGSNTHHRLATKNRPNPRKLNTENRNENHQSPENPTFQSVDVDLIKLCREGKVKEALDCMGQGVSADYNDFGALLDACADTNSLELSKRVNDLLRRSKFAGDIDLNNKLIGVYGKCASMRDARRVFDKMRERNLASWKLMINGYAVNGNGADGLLLFEEMRNGGFQPDNETFLAVLSACASAGDVEEGVKYFELMKNEYSIALGIEHYIGVISVFGEAGHLNEAVEFIENMPIEPTIEIWQAIRGFARIHGDIDLEDHVDELLLEFDPSISSENKLRVPTKKKHSTINMIEEKNRVSDYKCINPFKGEGNEKFKGLNGQMREAGYVPDTRYVLHDIDQEAKEQALQYHSERLAIAYGLISTPARTPLRIIKNLRICGDCHNAIKIMSKIVGRELIVRDNKRFHHFKDGKCSCGDYW; this is encoded by the coding sequence ATGGCGTCATTGGTATCGCTTCAAAACAGTGGAAATTCCATAAGCTTCTCTTCCCACTTGAAGTCTTCAATCACTACCAACCACTCTTTCCCTCTCAACAACAATAAACTAAAGCTCAGTTTCTCTCAAGACCCAAACAAGCTTAGCTCTCTATGCACCTACGCCGCCTCCGATAATACCAAAACGAACAACTCCACCAGGGTGTACCGCCGCCATGGTTCCAACACTCACCACCGCCTGGCCACAAAAAACCGGCCTAACCCCCGGAAGCTCAACACTGAAAATCGAAACGAAAACCACCAATCTCCTGAAAACCCAACATTCCAAAGCGTTGATGTGGATTTGATCAAGCTATGCCGAGAAGGTAAGGTGAAAGAAGCTTTAGATTGTATGGGTCAAGGCGTTTCAGCGGATTATAATGATTTCGGGGCGTTATTGGATGCTTGTGCGGACACGAATTCGCTTGAATTGTCCAAAAGAGTTAATGATTTGTTGAGAAGGTCGAAGTTCGCGGGTGATATCGATTTGAACAATAAATTGATAGGTGTTTATGGGAAATGCGCTAGTATGAGAGATGCTCGTAGGGTGTTTGATAAAATGCGTGAACGGAATTTGGCCTCTTGGAAGTTGATGATTAATGGCTACGCGGTGAATGGGAATGGAGCTGATGGGTTGTTGTTGTTTGAAGAAATGAGAAACGGTGGATTTCAGCCGGATAACGAGACTTTTCTGGCTGTTTTATCGGCTTGTGCAAGTGCAGGCGATGTTGAGGAGGGAGTAAAGTACTTTgaattgatgaaaaatgaatataGTATTGCTCTGGGGATTGAACATTATATAGGGGTTATTAGTGTTTTCGGGGAAGCTGGTCATTTGAATGAGGCTGTGGAGTTTATTGAGAATATGCCGATTGAGCCGACAATCGAGATTTGGCAGGCAATTCGGGGCTTTGCACGAATTCATGGAGATATAGACCTTGAAGATCATGTCGATGAGTTGTTGCTTGAATTTGATCCGTCGATAAGCAGTGAGAACAAACTCCGAGTTCCTACGAAGAAGAAACATTCTACAATTAACATGATTGAGGAGAAGAACAGAGTGAGTGATTATAAGTGTATAAACCCTTTCAAGGGAGAAGGAAATGAGAAGTTTAAAGGCTTGAATGGGCAAATGAGGGAAGCCGGATACGTGCCGGATACAAGGTATGTGCTTCATGACATTGATCAAGAGGCAAAAGAGCAAGCCCTGCAATACCATAGCGAGCGATTGGCGATCGCTTATGGTCTTATTAGTACTCCAGCAAGGACACCTCTTAGGATCATTAAGAACTTGAGAATTTGCGGAGATTGCCACAATGCGATCAAAATCATGTCCAAGATTGTTGGAAGAGAGTTGATTGTAAGGGACAACAAAAGGTTTCATCATTTCAAGGATGGCAAATGCTCTTGTGGAGATTACTGGTAA
- the LOC105781935 gene encoding probable phospholipase A2 homolog 1 — translation MQPNAVRLVTKFTFIFVFLTVSAVSAINDSQVCSRTCVAENCYTVAIRYGKYCGVGWSGCPGEKPCDDLDACCKIHDECVGNKGLVDVECHEDFKVCITKVQESGKVGFSRKCPINTVVPAMIKGIDMAILLSQLGGTKYDEL, via the exons ATGCAGCCCAATGCTGTGCGTTTGGTAACGAAATTTACCTTTATCTTCGTCTTCCTCACTGTCTCCGCCGTCTCCGCCATCAATGATTCTCAg GTATGTAGCAGAACCTGCGTAGCTGAAAACTGTTATA CGGTTGCGATCCGATACGGAAAGTATTGCGGCGTAGGGTGGTCCGGCTGTCCCGGAGAAAAACCGTGCGACGATCTGGACGCTTGTTGCAAGATCCACGACGAATGCGTCGGGAATAAAG GTTTGGTTGACGTAGAATGTCATGAAGATTTTAAGGTTTGCATAACGAAAGTACAAGAATCCGGGAAAGTTGGGTTTTCTCGGAAATGTCCAATTAATACGGTGGTGCCTGCGATGATTAAAGGTATAGATATGGCTATTTTACTGAGCCAATTAGGCGGTACTAAATATGATGAACTCTGA
- the LOC105782235 gene encoding mitochondrial carrier protein CoAc2, whose translation MGKKGEERGMGMFFDGIIESMPLFVKELIAGGVAGGLAKTAVAPLERVKILFQTRRAEFHSVGLFGSFKKIAKTEGVMGFYRGNGASVARIVPYAALHYMTYEQYRRWIIDSFPGIGRGPVLDLVAGSFAGGTAVLFTYPLDLVRTKLAYQVVGPPKINVKGLVNTEQVYNGILDCFSKTYRGSGLRGLYRGVAPSLYGIFPYAGLKFYFYEEMKRHVPDDQKKNIMVNLVCGSVAGLLGQTFTYPLDVVRRQMQVQRLLASNSPELKGTMETLVMIAKNQGWKQLFSGLSINYLKVVPSVAIGFTVYDMMKSYLRVPSHDEAVIEVVTNKGNTQTSSLHT comes from the exons ATGGGTAAGAAAGGTGAAGAAAGAGGGATGGGGATGTTCTTTGATGGGATTATAGAATCCATGCCTTTGTTTGTAAAGGAATTGATTGCTGGTGGTGTTGCTGGTGGGCTTGCAAAGACCGCCGTTGCTCCGCTTGAGCGTGTCAAGATTTTGTTTCAG acaAGAAGAGCGGAATTTCACAGCGTAGGCCTTTTTGGATCATTCAAAAAGATTGCAAAAACCGAAGGAGTAATGGGTTTTTACAG AGGGAATGGTGCTAGTGTTGCTCGAATAGTTCCCTATGCCGCACTTCATTACATGACTTACGAACAGTACCGAAGATGGATCATCGACAGTTTTCCCGGCATTGGAAGAGGCCCTGTGCTTGATCTTGTGGCTGGATCATTTGCTGGTGGAACTGCTGTGCTTTTTACATATCCTCTTGATTTGGTTCGGACTAAGTTAGCTTATCAG GTTGTTGGTCCACCAAAGATTAATGTGAAAGGTCTAGTTAATACAGAACAAGTTTATAATGGCATTCTTgattgtttttcaaaaacttacAGAGGGTCAGGCCTCAGGGGTCTCTACCGTGGTGTCG CTCCATCGCTTTATGGAATCTTCCCATATGCGGGTTTGAAGTTTTACTTCTACGAGGAGATGAAACGCCATGTCCCGGATGATcagaagaaaaatataatggtcAATCTGGTGTGTGGATCAGTAGCTGGTTTATTGGGACAAACTTTCACATATCCTCTTGATGTTGTGAGGAGGCAAATGCAG GTCCAAAGGCTCTTGGCATCCAATAGTCCTGAGTTGAAAGGAACAATGGAAACACTCGTTATGATAGCTAAAAATCAAGGCTGGAAGCAATTATTTTCAGGGCTGAGTATCAACTACCTTAAG GTTGTACCATCTGTGGCAATTGGTTTTACAGTTTATGACATGATGAAATCGTACCTGAGAGTTCCATCCCATGATGAAGCTGTGATAGAAGTGGTAACAAATAAAGGAAATACCCAAACATCATCTCTCCACACTTAg
- the LOC105784168 gene encoding 40S ribosomal protein S30 yields the protein MGKVHGSLARAGKVRGQTPKVAKQDKKKKPRGRAYKRMQYNRRFVTAVVGFGKKRGPNSSEK from the exons ATGG GTAAGGTTCATGGATCTTTAGCTCGGGCCGGTAAGGTGAGAGGCCAAACACCTAAAGTGGCTAAGCAagacaagaagaagaagccCCGTGGCCGCGCTTACAAGAGGATGCAATACAACCGTCGTTTCGTCACTGCAG TGGTTGGATTCGGAAAAAAGAGGGGACCTAACTCATCCGAGAAGTAA
- the LOC105783107 gene encoding zinc finger CCCH domain-containing protein 20, with product MVGETGQLNPTVHVPPWPYVSDDLTAEDNFSDNGNPFYLQEALAALQCFLPSDELGFESDSEILSLYNPDSPVDAYSCDHFRMFEFKVRRCGRGRSHDWTECPYAHPGEKARRRDPRKFHYSGTACSDFRKGNCRKGDSCEFAHGVFECWLHPARYRTLPCKDGSGCRRRVCFFAHTPDQLRVVNFADSYDSSPPCTKAMPFSGSPRAESSPPVSPMSQSPTMNTMVASLRNLQLGKVKSLPSSGCGSPRGSMIRPILSSLPSTPTRNLTRPGIGYLDFGCGEEPVMERVESGKHLRSKMFEKLSQENSLERVYLGRVSGGPDVDWVSDLVN from the coding sequence ATGGTTGGAGAAACTGGTCAACTCAATCCGACGGTCCACGTTCCGCCTTGGCCTTATGTAAGCGATGATCTAACGGCGGAGGACAACTTCAGTGATAACGGCAACCCCTTTTACCTCCAGGAAGCGTTAGCAGCGCTGCAATGTTTCTTGCCGTCCGACGAACTGGGTTTCGAGTCGGATTCCGAGATTTTGAGCCTTTACAATCCGGATTCTCCCGTCGATGCTTACTCGTGCGATCATTTCCGGATGTTCGAGTTTAAAGTCCGGCGGTGCGGGCGTGGCCGGTCGCATGACTGGACCGAGTGTCCATACGCTCATCCCGGCGAGAAAGCTCGACGGAGGGACCCGAGGAAGTTTCATTATTCCGGTACGGCTTGCTCCGATTTCAGGAAAGGGAACTGTCGGAAAGGAGACTCTTGCGAGTTCGCTCATGGGGTTTTCGAGTGCTGGCTACACCCTGCTCGTTACCGAACCCTGCCGTGTAAAGACGGGTCGGGTTGTCGGCGTCGGGTCTGTTTCTTCGCTCATACTCCGGACCAGCTTAGGGTTGTCAACTTTGCTGATTCTTACGATAGTTCACCGCCTTGTACGAAAGCAATGCCGTTTTCCGGTTCTCCACGGGCCGAGTCTTCGCCGCCGGTTTCACCTATGTCTCAGTCGCCTACTATGAACACTATGGTGGCTTCTTTGAGGAACTTGCAGCTCGGTAAAGTCAAGTCTTTGCCTTCTTCTGGTTGCGGGTCTCCAAGAGGGTCAATGATCCGACCCATTTTATCTAGCCTACCTAGTACTCCGACCCGAAACCTGACCCGTCCTGGGATTGGGTACTTGGATTTCGGGTGCGGAGAAGAGCCTGTGATGGAAAGAGTGGAGTCGGGAAAGCACTTGCGTTCAAAAATGTTTGAGAAACTGAGCCAAGAGAATTCTTTGGAAAGGGTTTACTTGGGTCGGGTTTCCGGAGGTCCGGATGTGGATTGGGTTTCGGACCTGGTGAACTGA
- the LOC105783918 gene encoding vacuolar protein sorting-associated protein 32 homolog 2, whose amino-acid sequence MFNRLFRKPKQETNALTTLDKLNETLEMLEKKEKVLAKKAAAEVEKAKELAKARNKRAAVQCLKRKRLYEQQIEQLGNFQLRIHDQMIMLEGAKATTETVDALRTGASAMKAMQKATNIDDVDKTMDEINEQTENMKQIQDALSTPIGAAADFDEDELEAELEELEGAELEEQLLQPATTAPAAPVQVPAGRQPARPVPQKHTAEEDELAALQAEMAL is encoded by the exons ATGTTTAATCGACTGTTCAGGAAACCTAAGCAGGAAACAAATGCTCTAACCACGTTAGATAAATTAAACGAG ACCCTTGAAATgttagagaaaaaagaaaaagtacttGCGAAAAAAGCAGCTGCAGAGGTTGAAAAGGCGAAGGAACTTGCGAAAGCAAGAAACAAGAGAG CGGCTGTACAGTGCTTGAAGAGGAAGAGACTATATGAACAGCAAATAGAACAGCTTGGAAACTTCCAGCTTCGTATTCATGATCAA ATGATAATGTTAGAAGGAGCCAAAGCCACAACCGAGACTGTAGATGCTTTGAGAACTGGAGCATCTGCAATGAAGGCAATGCAGAAAGCAAC TAATATAGATGATGTTGACAAAACAATGGATGAGATCAATGAACAAACCGAGAACATGAAACAGATTCAGGATGCACTTTCAACTCCTATTGGAGCTGCAGCTGATTTTGATGAG GATGAATTGGAAGCAGAACTCGAAGAACTTGAAGGTGCTGAGTTGGAAGAACAGCTTCTCCAGCCAGCAACAACTGCTCCAGCAGCTCCAGTCCAGGTGCCTGCTGGCAGACAACCAGCTCGTCCTGTTCCTCAGAAGCATACTGCTGAGGAAGATGAACTTGCTGCATTGCAGGCTGAGATGGCACTTTAA